The Amycolatopsis japonica nucleotide sequence GAAGACGCGGGCGTCGGCCTGCACCTGGTCCCGGCGAGCCCGGGCCGGGAAGATGTCGCGGCCGTGCACCGCGCCGGCGTCGACGGCTTCGTCGTCTACTCGGTACCCGACGACGACCCGCATCTGGGCGCCGTGCTGGAGCGCCCGGTGCCGACGGTGATCGTCGACCAGCCGCGCGTGGACGGCGTCGACCGGGTCGGCCCGGACGACGCGGCCGCGGTCACCGCCATGGCCGAGCACCTCATCTCGCTGGGACACCGGCAGATCGGCGTGCTGTGCATGCGGCTGGCCCGCGAGCGCAACGACGATTTCGTCTCCATCCAGCGGCAGAGCGCCGCCCACTTCCACGTCCAGCGGATCCGGCTGGAGGCGCTGGCCGCCGCGTTCTCGGCGGCCGGGGTCGACTGGGCGACCGTGCCGGTGGTCGAGCGCTTCGACCACACCGTGGACGACGGCGCGTCGGCCGCGCGCCAGCTGCTCGACGCGTATCCGCAGGTCACAGCCGTGATCTGCACCTCGGACATCCTCGCCCTCGGCGCGCTGGCCGAGGCGGAGCGCCGCGGGCTGCGGGTGCCGCAGGATCTGACGGTCACCGGCTTCGACGGCATCACCGAGGCCGAGCGTTCCGGGCTCACCACGGTCCACCAGCCGGTGTTGGAAAAGGGCAAGGCGGCGGGCAAGCTGCTGCTCAGCTCCGCCGACCGGGTCGGGCCCAAGGTGATCACGCTGCAGACGGAACTCCGGGTCGGGCGCACGTCCGCGCCGCCGCGAACGGCCGAAGAACGCTGGTTCGGGCCGTGATCTGCGTCCGCACGCGTTGCCGTCGCCCCGCGCGTCGGTTCCAATGAACACGTGACCTCAATCGACGTACTGCTCAAGCGAAACCAGGAGCTGGGTGATGTCACTCCTGGTGACCGCTCGTCTCCGAGGCCATCGCTCCACGTGACGATCCTGACCTGCATGGACGCCCGTATCCGGGTGTTCGAGATCTTCGGCCTGATCCAGGGTGAAGCGCACATCCTGCGCAACGCGGGCGGCGTCGTCACCGACGACATGATCCGCTCGCTCGCGCTCAGCCAGCGGAAGCTCGGCACGCGCGAGGTGCTGATCGTGCAGCACACCGACTGCGGCCTGTCCATGGTCACCGAAGACGACTTCAAGGACGAACTCGAAGCCGCCAGCGGGCTGCGCCCGACGTGGTCGGTCGAGGCGTTCCGGGTGGTGGAGGACAGCGTGCGCCGGTCGGTGCAGCGGGTCCGGCGCAGCGACTTCCTGGCGCATACCGACAACGTGCGCGGGTTCGTCTACGACGTGAAGCTGGGCCGCCTGACCGAGGTCGAGTAAGGGTTTTAAGCTGGCCCAGTGGGCGTCGACGCGGATGTGCTGACCGACTGGTTCGACGAAGTGGGGCGCGACCTGCCCTGGCGTGAGCCGGAATGCTCCGCCTGGGGCGTGCTCGTCAGCGAGATCATGCTGCAGCAGACCCCGGTCGCGCGCGTCCAGCCGATCTGGCTCGAATGGATGGCGCGCTGGCCGGTGCCGTCGGCGCTGGCGGCGTCGTCACAGGGCGAGGTCGTGCGTGCCTGGGGCAAACTCGGCTACCCGCGGCGCGCGCTGCGGCTGCACGCCGCGGCGGCCGTCATCGCCGCCGAACACGGCGACGTCGTTCCGTCCGATGTGGACACTCTGCTCGCGTTGCCGGGGATCGGCGCGTACACCGCCCGCGCGGTCGCGGCCTTCGCCTACGGCAAACGCGCGCCGGTGGTGGACACGAACGTCCGGCGCGTGGTCGCCAGGGCGGTGCACGGCGCGGGTGACGCCGGGCCGCCGTCGAACACCCGCGACATGGCCGACGTCGAGGCGCTGCTCCCGCCGGAGGACGCGCCCGCCGCGAAACTCTCGGCGGCACTGATGGAACTCGGCGCGCTCGTCTGCACGGCGCGCTCGCCGCGCTGCGCGGACTGCCCGATCTACGAAGACTGCGCGTGGCAGCGCGCGGGCAAACCCGCTTACGCCGGGCCCGCGAAGCAGATCCAGAAGTTCGCCGGCACCGACCGTCAGGTGCGCGGACTACTGCTCGACGTCCTGCGCGGCAGCGAAGGACCGGTCGAGAAGGCGCGGCTCGATCTCGTGTGGGACGAATCCGGGCAGCGCGACCGTTGCCTCGACTCCCTGCTCGTCGACGGCCTCCTCGAACAGACCCAGGACGGTCTGTTCGCACTCCCTGGCGAACACTAACGCATTACGACAAAAGTTGGTCAATGGTTGTCATCGGCGCGATGGCGGGTTAGTTTTCCGGCCAACGCGCATGATGGGAGTTACGCCCGTGGCCGACTTCGACCGACGTACCGCGCTCAAGGGCGGCCTGACGGTAAGCGCCGTCGGGCTACTGGGGACAGCGACGATTTCCGCCGCCGATGCGGCGTCTGGGGTGGCAGAACCCAAGATTCACGACACGACGGCCTGGAACGCCCGCCCGCCGGCCGGGGCGATCGAGGTGCAGAACCACAAACCGACGTACATCGTCGTGCACCACACGGTCGATCCGGGGAACGTCACCGACTACACGCTCGAACACGCCTTCTGGGCGTCGCGTTCGATCCAGAATTTCCATATGGACACCCGTGGCTGGATCGACACCGGCCAGCAGTTCACGAACAGCCGCGGCGGGCACATCACCGAAGGGCGGCACCGCAGCCTGGAGATCCTGCGTGGCGGGACCCGGCACGTGCTGGGCGCGAACGTGGGCAACAACAACAGCACCTGCATCGGCATCGAGAACGAGGGCCTCTACAGCAAAGAGGACGTCACGCCCGCGCTCTGGGACTCGCTGGTGAAGCTGGTCGCGTACATCGCGTCGCAGTACGGGATCTCGCCGGAGTTCATCAAGGGACACCGGGACTTCAACTCGACCGAATGCCCGGGAACCGTGCTGTACAACCGGCTTCCCGAGCTGCGCACGGAGGTCGGCAAGCTGCTGGGCACCGCGTCGCCCAAGGTGGACCTGCCGGAGTGGCCGCTGCTCAAACCCGGCGACTCCGGACCTCGCGTGCGGACGGCGCAGGAACTCCTGCGGGCACGCGGTTTCGCCGTCCCGGTCGACGGCCTGTTCGGACAGTCCACAAAGGACGCGGTCGCCGCGGTGGCGGCCCGCAACGGGCTGGAGCGCGATACCTGCGGTGCGACGGCGGCGACCGACGAGACCGGGTTCCTCGGCTCCGACGTCTGGCCGCTCATCGTCGGCTCCGGCACCGATCCGCGGGCGCTGAAGGCACGACTCGCCGGCTGACCAGGAGCGGCGCGAGGATCAGCACGGCCGCGCACCACGGGAGCGACGACGTTCCCAGTGGCAGCAGCAGCCCGCCGACGAGGGCTCCCCCGGCGACGGCGCCGTTCCAGGCCGCGATCGTGAGCGACTGGGCGGCGTCGGCCGTGGGGCCCGCGAGCAAGGCGGTGACGGCCTGGAACGCGGTCGGCGCGCCGCCGAATCCGAGGCCCCACAAGGCCGCAGCGGCAAGCACGAGCCCGTGGACGCCGTCGCTGACCCCCAGCAGAACGATGGCGGCGGCCGTCACGGCGGAGCACGACACGAGCACCGCGCGCGGACGGCTGTCGAGCGCGGAGCCGGCCGCGACCAGCCCGCCCACCGTGGCGCAGCCGAACACCAGCAGCACCGCGCCCAGCATCGGTGCCGCGTCGAGCCCGGCGAGCACCGGACCGATGTAGGTGTAGGCCACGTTGTGCCCCAACGAGAACAGCGCCACCGTCGCCAGTACGGGACGCATCCCTGGCAGCCTCGACGCGGCCAGCGGCCGGGTGGGCCGCGACGCTTCCGGGGGCACGGCGGGGACCACGGCGGAAACCCAGGCCAGCAACGGCACGGAGATCAGCGCCATCGCGGCGAAAGCCCAGCGCCAGTCGGCGAATTCACCGAGCGCGGTACCGGCGGGCACGCCCAGCGCGAAGCCGATCGGCGTGCCCGACATCGCGACGGCCAGTGCGCGCCCGGTGAGTCCCGGCGGGGCGAGCCGCATCGCGTAACCCGCGACGAGCGACCACATCACCCCGGTCAGCGCACCGGAAACCACCCGTGTCGCGAGGATCAGCGGGTACGACGAGGACACCGCGATCACCAGATTCGTCGCCAGGAAGCCGAAGATCAGCGCCAGGAGCAAGCGTTTGCGCGGCACCCGGAGGGTCGCGCCCGTGAGCGGGATGGCGGTGACCGCGGTCGTGATCGCGTAGACCGTCACCAGCTGCCCGGTGGCCGACGGCGAGACGCCCAGGTCCTCGGACATGCCCAGCAGCAGTCCGGCCGGGAGCACTTCGGTGAGGCAGCCGAGGAACACCGTGGTCGTCAGCGCGAGCAGCGCCGGGAGGGGCAGCATGCCTCGACGATCTCTTCCGCTGGGTGACGCGGATAGTCCCTGGCGGGTATGCCGCGCGGTTATCGGCCGGGATAACCCGGCGGCATGACCGGCTGGCAGTGCCGCGCGCCGCGCGGACGTACGCACGATGACCGGGCACCCTCCCCGTTAGAGAGAAGGCTCGTTCATGACCGTGCGGATTCGGTGGCAGGAGCCACTGTGCACCGCGTTGCTCGCCACCACGATGCTCGGCGCCTGCCCGGCTTCGGCGGTGGCCAAGCCGGCCCCCGGCAGCGACGGGTACGTGCACGTTTCACCCGACGGCACCGTCCTCGGACCCGATCCTTACTACCCGAAGGACGGCAACGGCGGTTACGACGTCGACCGATACTCCCTCGCGTTGGACTACGCGCCGTACTCGATGTTCTTGAGCGGCAAGGCGACCATCACCGCGACCGCGACCCAGGAGCTGGACCGGTTCGACCTCGACCTGCGGGGTCTCACCGTCCGTTCGGTCACCGTCGACGGTGTGGCCGCGACGTTCCGCCGGGAGGGTGAACACGAGCTGGTGATCACGCCACGGACCCCGTTGGCCAACGGTGCGCGGTTCACCGTGGTGGTCGGTTACGACGGGCGTCCGGAACCGATCGCCACGGCGCGGGGACGGGTCGGCTGGCTGGCCACGTACGGCGATTCCGCCGTCGCCACCGGGCAGCCGCGTTCGGCGATGACCTGGTTCCCGGTCAACGGCACCGAAGTCGACAAGGCGACCCTGCGCGTCTCCGTCACCGTGCTGGACGAATTCTCCGTGCTGGGCAACGGTTTTCAGGTCTCCGACGTGCCCGCCGGCGTCGGGCGGCACACCGTCACCTGGTCTGAGGAAACCGCGCTCGCGCCGAGCACGGCGATGCTCGGCATCGGCCGCTGGGAGGTCGAGAGGATCACCCTTCCCGGTGGGCGGACCGCGATCAACGCCTACCACCCGTGCGCCGTGGACAAGCGGAAGATCGGCGGGCGGCTGCCGGAGGTCCTGGAATTCCTCACCGGGAAGTTCGGCGACTATCCGCAGTCGGCGGCGGGCGGGCTGTTCCTCGACCGCTCCCTCGGCTACACGCACGGCGCCCAGACCAGGCCGGTGTACGGCCGCGCCGCCACGATCGCCGATCTGGTGTACGCGAGCGCGTACCAATGGTGGGGAGCCGGGGTGAGCGGCAAGATGTGGCGCGACGCGCTGATGCCCGAGTCCATCGCGCGGTACGCGGTGTGGCTGTGGGACGAGAAGAACGGCGTCGATCCGGATCGTCGCTACCGCGAGATGGTGGCGAAGGTGCGCGACGACGCGGCTTTCTGGGCGCCGAAGCTCACCGATCCGGGCAAGGGCACCGAATTCGCGCCGACGGCCAAAGCGGTGCTGATGGTGCACGCGCTGCGCCGTCTCGTCGGCGACGACGCGTTCTTCCAGATCCTGGCGGGCTTCCCGGTGATCAATCCGCAGGGAAACCAGAACTGGCACGACTTCGAGCTCTACGTCTCCGCGATGACGCAACGTGATCTCGGCGAGTTCAACCACGCCTGGCTGGACGGCACGGTGCGGCCGCCGGACTCGCTGCTCTTTCCGGGGAGCTGAACGACGTCGTGAGTGGTGAGGACGGTGGGGTTGCCGTGCCTGGGCCCGGTACCGCCCTGGCGATCATGTCGCGAAAGCCACTTTCGAGACGTCTGATGTCCCGAAAGTGGCTTTCGCGACACATCGCCGGTGGTTCTCTTGAGGGGTGGTGCTCGCGGGCGGGGTCGGCGGTGGGGCGAAGGCTCCCTTCGCCGCGTCTAATCCGGTGAAGGGAGCCTTCACCCCGTCACCCACCCGCGCCGACCACCCCGCTGCCAGCGCCCGTGTCGCGAAACCCACTTTCGCGACGCGTTCGACAGGTGGAAGAGCGCGGTGACCCCTTGGTGTCCCTTGTGGACGGTAGGCCGCGCACAACACGCCACCTTTGCCTCACCACTCACGAGGCCCGGCCAGGTATTCCGCGTAGACGGGCGCCGTCCGCGCCTCCGCCCAGTAAGCGTCGACCACCGCGGAGAGCAGCTCTTCCCGCCGCCCCGCCACAAAGGTCTCCTTGTTCCAGGCGAGAACATGCCTGCGCGGCAACACATCCCCGCGCAGCGGCCGCGTCACGACGCCGTGGTCGCCCGGATCGCAGATCGGCTGGGACAGCCCGATCGCGCCCGCTTTGACCACCAACAGTGCCACCTGCTGCGAAGTCACCTGATGGGTGAACGACGGCGTGAAACCGTGCCGCGCGCAGGTGTCGGCGAAGTACTTGGTGAACGTGGCCGCCGATGAATCGGACACCATCACCCACGATTCGTCCCGCAGGTCGCACAGGTCGACGACCTTCTCCCGCGCCAGCGGATGGAAAGCCGGCAGGAGGACGAAGGTCGGCTCGGTCACCACCACCGCGGTGTCCACGTTCGCGGGGATTTCGAGCTCGTAACCCGGATAGTCCTTGACCAGCGCCAATTCCGCGCGCCGCTGGGCCAGCAGCGGCAACAGCCGCTCGGGATGGTCGTCGTGCACGACCTGTACCTCGGAGACCTCCGGCCACAACCGGGTCACCAGCGACGGAAGACAAGCCACCAGCGCACTGGCCACCGCGGCCACTCGGACCACGGCCGGCGGACCGCTGGGGCAGACGCGCTGCTCGATGTCTTCGAGCAGTTTGTCCAGCTGTGGCAGCAAAGCGGCCGTGCGGCGCAACAGCAGCTCCCCCATCGGAGTCGGTGTCACGCCGCCTTCGCACCGGTCGAACAGCTGGTAGCCCAGCATGTTCTCCAGCCGTTTGAGTTGCGCGGAAACCGCGGGCTGGGTGACGCCCAGCGCGATCGCGGCACGGGAAAGGCTGCCCGTGTCCGCGATCGCCCGGATCACCCGCAGGTGGTGGACATCCAGCTGTACGACGTCGAACTCCTTTGTCACGAACGGGTTTTCGACCCGCCGGAAGAAGTCGTGGCCGCGGGAACCGCCGCGACCGTGGTCCGTCTGCCGAGAAGAACATACAGCAGAAAAGCCGCGAAAACGGAGTTCACCGTGGGGATTCCCCACGGCAGCCAGACCCCCACCGCCGCCCCGGCCGCCCAGCAGATCAGCGCGGCGGGAACCCAGGACGGGCAGGTGGGCGGCAGTTCCCCCGACGCACGGGTGGCGTCCAGCTCCGGTTTCCAGCGCCGGACCACGTAGTACTCGGCGATCACCACCCCCGCCACCGGCGGCGTGAGCACGCCGACCCACGTCAGGAAGGTGGTGAAGTGGTCGAGGATGCCGATCGCGGAGAGCACCGTGCCGAGGCCGCCGAGCAGCAGGGTCGCGGTGGTGCGGTCCAGCCGCCGGGACAGCAGCACCTGCACGGCGTTCACCAGTCCGAGCGAGGACGAATAGAGGTTCCAGTCGTTGATCTTCAGGATCGCGGTGACCAGGATCAGCGTGCCGAGCACCCCGGACGACGAGGTGATGATCCCGACCACGTCGGCGCTTTTCGCCGCGTGCGCGAGCAGCACCCCGATCAGGCCGATCAGGTACTGGCCGAGGGTGACGCTGACCAGGGTCTGTTTCACCACGTCGGACGCGGTCCGGTTGAACCGGGTCATGTCCGGCGTCATGATCGCGCCCATGATGAAGGCACCCGCCACCAGCGTGGTGCCCTGCGCCAGCGACATCGACGGCCCCGGCGGCGGCTCGGCCATCAGCGCGGGCAGCGAATGGTCGCCGAGCGCCGAGATGATCGAAAACCCCGCCAGCGCCAGGAAAGCGGGCACCGTCAGGTACGCCGTCCACGCCATCGCGTGGAAGCCGAACACGACGATCGCGGTGACCAGCGCGCCGCCCGCGAGCGCCCACACCCACACCGGCGGGCCGCCCATCAACGCGTGCAGACCGTGGGCGAAGACGTCGTTCTGCACCCCGAACCAGCCGGCCAGGCTCACCGTCATCAGGAGCCCGACCAGCGACGATCCGCCGGTGCCGAACCCGGCCCAGCGCGCGAGCACCGACGTCGAAAGCCCTTCCCGGGTGCCGGCGACCCCCATCAGGATGGTGATGATCTCCAGCAGCACGGAACCGATCGTGATGGCGAGGACCGCGTCCCAGAACGTCATCCCGAAACCCAGCACCGCGCCGAGCAGGAACTGATGGAACGAGGAAACCTGCCCGAACCGTTGCAGCGCGACGGAAACCCAGGAGTATCGGCGATCGGCGGGTACCCGGCGCAGGGAGAAGTCGTCGTGTTCCACGCTCACTCCACGCGTTCTGGGACGGCTTGTTCGAGGACGACGAAACCTTGGCCAGGCAACGGCCGCCACGAGAGTTCGCCGCGGTAGAGCCGTTCGAGGAAGCCGACCCGCTGGTGATAGGCGAACACGGAGCTTTCGACACCGGCCACGGCGACGGTGCCGACGAACATCGGCAACTCGGCGAGGAAGTACCGGACCGCGCTGCGCAACTGGTCACGAGTGGGGTGTTCGCCTTCGGGCAGGCGCCGGTCCAGCACCCAGCCCGTGGCGCCGAGGCACTGCTCGGCGAACTCCGGATCGGTGGCGAACCGTTGGTGCGCCTCGGAAAGCAGGCCGAGGTACGCGCTGTCGGCCTCCAGCGCCGCGGCGTCCAGTATCAAGGTGTGCGGATCCGAAGGGCAGACCTGCTGTAGCGCGCGGACGATCTTGTTACGCGTGTAATTGCCCTGTCGTTGCGCCTTTTGCGCGGCGCGGACCGGGTCGTAACCGAGCGCTTCGAGGGTGAACGCGGACGGGCCGTCCGGGACGAAGAAATGGAATCCCCGAAAGGCCGACATGGCCCAGCGGGCGAGATCGGCGATACGTTCCACCGTGAAATGGCTGTTGAACGGGCTGACGCCGAGACAAACGTGCTCGGCCCTCGCCAGCGGATCGGCGCAATGCTCCGTGAGTGGCAGTGGTCGCGGCAAGACGGCTCCTGATTCGCGTGATCTGCGGGGCGTCGACCGAACGTAGCCACGGCACTCCTGCGCGGGTATTGCCGGCGAATGTTGTCACCGGGTTATGAGAAATCGGCTGTCTCTACTTTCGGGGGTGCCGGGCGCGAACCGGTCGCGGTATACGAAGTCATGGAGATTCAGGTTCGGCATCTTCGCGTGATCTGTGAGATCGCCGCCGCCGGCAGTCTCAATCGTGCCGCGGCCGGGCTGGGGCTCGGGCAACCCGCGCTCAGCCACCAGTTGCGCCGGATCGAGCGGATGGTCGGCGGCCCGCTGTTCCACCGCGACCAGCACGGGGTGCGGCCCACCGAACTCGGCGCCCTGATCCTGCGGCGGGCTCGGGCGATCGTGCTCACCTTCGACGAACTGGAGCACGACTTCCACCGTCAGGAACCCGAGACGGGCGAATCGATCCGGATCGGCTGGAACGACAGCGCCATCACGGGTTCACTGCTCGGCGGCCTGCGCGACCTGCGTCCCGGCGAGCCGTTCCGCACGCGCGCCGACACTTCGCGCACGCGGCTGCTCGCGCAGGTCGCGAACCGGGGCATCGACCTGGCGCTGATCATGATCTGCGGCCGTCGCGGTCTCCCCGTGCCGCCGGAAGTGCGGACGCTGACGCTGGTCGAGGAGCCGTCTTTCGTCGCCATCCCCGCGGAACATCCGCTCGCCGGCGAAGAGGAGATCGAGCTCGCCGAACTCGCTGGGGAGGACTGGATCGTGTCGAGCGGCGGCGACGGCTGCCGGGTGGTGTTCCGCGAAATGTGTCTCGCGCACGGTTTCGATCCGCGGATCACCCACGACGTCGACATCGACACCGCACGGGAAGACCTGGTCAGCGGCGGGTACGGCGTCGGGCTGGTCCAGCCGACCCGGCCACCGGCGGACGGGCTGGCCATCCGGCCGCTGGCGGGCGCGCCGATGTGCGTGCGGCATGTGCTGGCGTGGCGGGAAGACGGTCCATGCGCGCACGGGGTCCCGGAACTCGCCACCGAGGCGAGGGCGGGCTATTGGCGGCTCGCCGAACGGACGGCGTCGTACCGCTCCTGGTTGCACCGCCACGGAAGGGTGGCCGCCGGATAACCCCTCGGCATGCCGAGGCGGCACTAGAGCGTGTCCCGCGAGGCGTCCGACGATGTGAATCGTCAATCACGGTCGCCGAAAGAAGGGGCACCATGCTGCCGTTGATCACCCGTACGGAACTGCTTTCCCGGATGGAGTCCGGTTCGGTGGTCGTGGTCGACACGATGCCGGTCGCCTATTTCGACAAGGAACATCTGCCGGAAGCGCGCAACATTCCGGGTTTCCCGTACGAACGGGCCGCCGAATTCACCGACCGGCTGGCACCCGTGGTGCTTCCGGACAAGGCCGCCGCGATCGTCGTCTATTGCGCGAACACGCCGTGCCGCAACAGTGAATTCGTCGGACGGCGGCTGCTGGAGCTCGGATACACGAACGTCCGCAAGTACCGCGAAGGCATCGAAGACTGGGTCGCGAACGATCTTCCGACCTGGTCTTCGTCCTGAAAGGAGATCGTCTTGTCCAAGGTCAAACGATTCGTCTGCGTGCTGGCCGGTGCGCTGGCACTCGTCACCGGATTCGGCGGCGGCGTGGCTTCGGCCGCACCGAAGGCCGAGAACGTGATGACGGTGACTTCGGCCAACTACGCCGAGGTCATGGACATCTCGAAGCAGAAGCTGGTCATCATGGACTTCGGCGCGACCTGGTGCCCGCCGTGCCGCCAGATGAAACCGGTGATCGAGCGGCTCGCCGGTGAATACGGCGGGCGGTTCCTGCTGGGCGAGGTCGACGTCGACCGGAGCCGTGACCTGTCCACCCGGTACAACATCCGTTACCTCCCGACGCTGGTCGGCGTCCGCAACGCCGCCGAACTGCCGTCGTCGCGGAACATCGGTTACCCGGGCGAAGCGCGGTTGCGCGCCTGGATCGACGCTCAGCTCGCGAAGGGCTGACCGATGACGTCGGAGAGAAACGCTTCGACGGCACCGAGGTAGGTCTCCGGCGCTTCGTCGTGCACCACGTGCCCGGCGCCTTGGACGACGATGTGCCGTCCGAGGCCGCCGGGCACGCGGGCGGCCAGTTCGGCCTGCTGGCCGTGCGGCATCGCGGTGCGTTCGCCCTCGATCGCGAGCAGCGGACACTTGACGCGTTCGACGAACTCCCAGAAATCACGCCGTCCCCACTCGGCCGCGATCTCGTACAGGTCCGTGAGCGACGCGATCAGGTGATAGCCGTCTTCGCGTTCCTCGACGCATTCGATGAAGTAGTCGCCGGTGTCGCCGAAGAACTCGCGTACGTGGGCCAGCGACCGGAACGGGACCGGCCACGACTCGAAATACCCGCGCCAGGTGTCCACGGTCCGGCCGCGCTGATCCGGCGCGAAGTCCTCGCAGACCACGGCGCGGACGAGTTCGGGATGCCTGGCCGCGGTGACCCACGCGTGCAGGCCGCCCATCGAATGTCCGATCAGGACCGCGGGTTCGTCGAAGGTCCGCAGCACCTCCGCGACGTCGTCGGTGAACCGTTCGGTGCGCCAGGGCCCGCCGCGCGGCCCGCGTCCGTGTCCTCGCGCGTCGAGGCCGTGGACACGCCCGTACGGTTCGAGCCTTCGCGCGACCCGCCACCACGTCGTCGCCCTGCCCATCAGCCCGTGCAGCAGGACGATGGGCGGCCCGTCACCGCCGAAAGTGACCAACCCGTCGCGCTGAATCACCACTAAGCTCCCCTCCATGCGCAGCCGTGTCCCCGCCGCCGGTCTGGTCCTGGGGGTCGTCTGCGCCCTGATTATCGGCTGCACCGCCGATCCTCCTCCGGCCACGCCCCCTCCGCCGCCGCCGATGAACCCGGCGCCGGGTGCTTCGGGCGCGGGCGACCCGTACTACCCGATGGACGGAAACGGCGGCTACGACGCGACCGAATACCAGGTCGGGATCACTTACGACCCCGCGAAAGGACGTCTCGACGGCGACACCACGGTGATCGCGAAAGCGACCCAAGACCTCAATCGGTACAACTTGGACTTACGCGGCTTGACGGTCCAATCCGTTGAAGTGGACGGGAAACCGGCGAAGTTCGCGCGCGAGGGCGAATTCGAACTGGTGGTGACGCCCGCCGAGCCGATCCGGAACGGGACATCCTTCCGCACCAAGGTCCTCTACGGCGGCGACCCGTCGGCGACGCCCAAGGCGGGCGGCAGCGAGAACGGCTGGCAGAAGTCGAAGGACGGCGGCGCGTTCATCGTCGGCGAGCCGCATTCGGCGTCGTTCTGGTATCCCGTCAACGAGACCCCGCGCGACAAGGCGATGTTCACCCTCAACGCCCGCGTGCCGGACGGCTGGACCGTCATCTCGAACGGACGCGAGATCCAGAAGACCGCGGCGAACGGCTGGACGACGACGTCCTGGCAGGAACGCACCCCCGTGGCGGCGTACCTGACCACGGTGGCGATCGACAAGTTCACCGTCGACCGGATGGCGCTCCCGGACGGGACGCCGGTGGTCAACGCGTACGCGCCGGGCGCCGAGGACCGGCGCGACACGGGCAGGCGGCTGCCGGAGATCATCGGCTTCCTGAGCTCGAAGTTCGGGCCGTACCCGGTCGACGCCGCGGGCGGCATCTATCTCGACGAGGACATCCACTTCTCGCTGGAGACCCAGACCAGGCCGACCTACGCGAAATGGGCCGACCTGATCACCGTGGTGCACGAAACCGCGCACCAGTGGTTCGGCGATTCGGT carries:
- a CDS encoding M1 family metallopeptidase; the encoded protein is MTVRIRWQEPLCTALLATTMLGACPASAVAKPAPGSDGYVHVSPDGTVLGPDPYYPKDGNGGYDVDRYSLALDYAPYSMFLSGKATITATATQELDRFDLDLRGLTVRSVTVDGVAATFRREGEHELVITPRTPLANGARFTVVVGYDGRPEPIATARGRVGWLATYGDSAVATGQPRSAMTWFPVNGTEVDKATLRVSVTVLDEFSVLGNGFQVSDVPAGVGRHTVTWSEETALAPSTAMLGIGRWEVERITLPGGRTAINAYHPCAVDKRKIGGRLPEVLEFLTGKFGDYPQSAAGGLFLDRSLGYTHGAQTRPVYGRAATIADLVYASAYQWWGAGVSGKMWRDALMPESIARYAVWLWDEKNGVDPDRRYREMVAKVRDDAAFWAPKLTDPGKGTEFAPTAKAVLMVHALRRLVGDDAFFQILAGFPVINPQGNQNWHDFELYVSAMTQRDLGEFNHAWLDGTVRPPDSLLFPGS
- a CDS encoding LacI family DNA-binding transcriptional regulator; this translates as MGRPIRTRRQATLASLAAELGVSRTTVSNAYNRPDQLSPELRRRVLETARRLGYPGPDPVARSLRTRKAGAVGLLLTENLSYAFRDPAAVGVLEGLALACEDAGVGLHLVPASPGREDVAAVHRAGVDGFVVYSVPDDDPHLGAVLERPVPTVIVDQPRVDGVDRVGPDDAAAVTAMAEHLISLGHRQIGVLCMRLARERNDDFVSIQRQSAAHFHVQRIRLEALAAAFSAAGVDWATVPVVERFDHTVDDGASAARQLLDAYPQVTAVICTSDILALGALAEAERRGLRVPQDLTVTGFDGITEAERSGLTTVHQPVLEKGKAAGKLLLSSADRVGPKVITLQTELRVGRTSAPPRTAEERWFGP
- a CDS encoding beta-class carbonic anhydrase, with amino-acid sequence MTSIDVLLKRNQELGDVTPGDRSSPRPSLHVTILTCMDARIRVFEIFGLIQGEAHILRNAGGVVTDDMIRSLALSQRKLGTREVLIVQHTDCGLSMVTEDDFKDELEAASGLRPTWSVEAFRVVEDSVRRSVQRVRRSDFLAHTDNVRGFVYDVKLGRLTEVE
- a CDS encoding HhH-GPD family protein, with protein sequence MGVDADVLTDWFDEVGRDLPWREPECSAWGVLVSEIMLQQTPVARVQPIWLEWMARWPVPSALAASSQGEVVRAWGKLGYPRRALRLHAAAAVIAAEHGDVVPSDVDTLLALPGIGAYTARAVAAFAYGKRAPVVDTNVRRVVARAVHGAGDAGPPSNTRDMADVEALLPPEDAPAAKLSAALMELGALVCTARSPRCADCPIYEDCAWQRAGKPAYAGPAKQIQKFAGTDRQVRGLLLDVLRGSEGPVEKARLDLVWDESGQRDRCLDSLLVDGLLEQTQDGLFALPGEH
- a CDS encoding LysR family transcriptional regulator; its protein translation is MTKEFDVVQLDVHHLRVIRAIADTGSLSRAAIALGVTQPAVSAQLKRLENMLGYQLFDRCEGGVTPTPMGELLLRRTAALLPQLDKLLEDIEQRVCPSGPPAVVRVAAVASALVACLPSLVTRLWPEVSEVQVVHDDHPERLLPLLAQRRAELALVKDYPGYELEIPANVDTAVVVTEPTFVLLPAFHPLAREKVVDLCDLRDESWVMVSDSSAATFTKYFADTCARHGFTPSFTHQVTSQQVALLVVKAGAIGLSQPICDPGDHGVVTRPLRGDVLPRRHVLAWNKETFVAGRREELLSAVVDAYWAEARTAPVYAEYLAGPREW
- a CDS encoding MFS transporter; this encodes MLPLPALLALTTTVFLGCLTEVLPAGLLLGMSEDLGVSPSATGQLVTVYAITTAVTAIPLTGATLRVPRKRLLLALIFGFLATNLVIAVSSSYPLILATRVVSGALTGVMWSLVAGYAMRLAPPGLTGRALAVAMSGTPIGFALGVPAGTALGEFADWRWAFAAMALISVPLLAWVSAVVPAVPPEASRPTRPLAASRLPGMRPVLATVALFSLGHNVAYTYIGPVLAGLDAAPMLGAVLLVFGCATVGGLVAAGSALDSRPRAVLVSCSAVTAAAIVLLGVSDGVHGLVLAAAALWGLGFGGAPTAFQAVTALLAGPTADAAQSLTIAAWNGAVAGGALVGGLLLPLGTSSLPWCAAVLILAPLLVSRRVVPSAPADRCRSRR
- a CDS encoding peptidoglycan recognition protein family protein; this translates as MADFDRRTALKGGLTVSAVGLLGTATISAADAASGVAEPKIHDTTAWNARPPAGAIEVQNHKPTYIVVHHTVDPGNVTDYTLEHAFWASRSIQNFHMDTRGWIDTGQQFTNSRGGHITEGRHRSLEILRGGTRHVLGANVGNNNSTCIGIENEGLYSKEDVTPALWDSLVKLVAYIASQYGISPEFIKGHRDFNSTECPGTVLYNRLPELRTEVGKLLGTASPKVDLPEWPLLKPGDSGPRVRTAQELLRARGFAVPVDGLFGQSTKDAVAAVAARNGLERDTCGATAATDETGFLGSDVWPLIVGSGTDPRALKARLAG